A genomic segment from Luteolibacter ambystomatis encodes:
- a CDS encoding autotransporter-associated beta strand repeat-containing protein: MKTKFVGRGLWFPSPVLIVAGLLAASGNATAVIYIKANNTIALNTTGSWTTAGSPGSLDVALWNNTVASGNVTASLGASMSVAGIQIGDGGNPGGNIVINGAAGQTLTLGANGIVALGTGSSPRGLTINADTVISADQIWDIGSGVVTAPTVFFNQTGAMSGDAARILTKSSSGAATISSLASTYAGKYVVNGGTLGISGDLALGPVPGVLTSDYLTLNGGILANMTGATSSTAFTSGFDITLAINRGITLGAGGGSLQTGFNRTLTVPGVITGAGGLTKTDIGTLVLSGANDYTGATTVNPNGGTLKLTGSLTSNASVGSGATITGSGSSTGSLSLLNNSNLLVGFPVLTFNGVNVSASANIVLANPSPVVGTKNVDLINYGPGVATGTGNFNIAGFRNASVINDTFNAKLVLQYDVSLLTWETANTTWSTGGAFAPGPLTFQSGDSVVFDSPDAVTLSGTMYPSSVLVNNTVGTLSMTGTGLIAGGTIVTKDGAGTFLFSTPNTYLGQTVVTAGTLQIGNSNALGASGSGNETIVEDGGTLDVNGIALSTTNVAELVQIAGAGVGGNGALVNNSVTAQQNALNNLTLTANATVGGVSRFDLRSAGTGTPSTFLNMGGFTLTKVGANQFSIVGTPISLGSIVINAGTLSLETSTTTAGAGTITIASTGTLGLWANGAGNITWPVTSNGGTINNLGSAGTLSSTIALATGTTTTLTGSAATTLPSAITGSGDLVKTGSSSYTFTSTAKTFTGKLAINQGTIVQDSGGTLGGTPASFVADGLSFNGGTISNSGGVIANFSVATNRGVTVNAGGGTFNGDSTSGNIGITVDSIISGTGLLTKTGGGFLRLNGANTWSGGFTVTNGSPSTNGNGALMLGHVSALGTGNVTYTNSGNITGMRFLVSPTLANNITLSSGAVTNRFLIDASKNVVLQGTIAGGNAGGTWQLDIDATSTLTLSGNNTYVGTTKLNSGKLLVSTNNTVLGTSTLSVAGNSTLSTVAPDSPRNLANAVSIATGITLTLDSSPSTLTLSGPVSGAGSITHPNTANLTLSGANASFTGTSTFNAGVLNLDYNTQNNSKLADAALLTLNGTALVLNGGSHNELIGGLTFSGFASISRNSGSSTLSLGTITRTNGQLDIGGLGLATTTSANVNGLLPGVILNGSTLSMNDGSGNIVPLNVFSDLVRLGGVVANDGSLNQRIIEGGVSGNVTLAAATTDTNTLTVNSNGGLATISGSTTLRLGAVGTLLATSASSGVTVTVPNLTAGGPPTNTAGELVLNNSQVTVPMSISSLLVDNGTGVVKVVKVGAGKTILTGVNTATGGYAIGAGSLQVGDGTGTGTTATLGAGSAVAISSGAGLMFNLKTVINTNVDGAGAISGLGSVVYNGLNGAAPNGGLSVYAVNNASTYSGGTTINNARTNVGNSTAFGTGPVTVNAGGQIYVNTNSLTIANALDIKGNGWFENGTVSVNGAQNGAIRVDGTSTVFSGSVNMSADVRIGAGSSVSPVFSGVVAGVGNLEINGAANVSGTIIFSGNNTYTGTTTITTGVLQIGNGGTSGTLGVGGPVTNNATLRFNRTNAHTVANNISGTGSVVHTGTGTTTLAGSNTYSGGTTLTAGTLSLGSSTAIGTTGTISFGGGTLQFNAINTTDYSARFSQVSGQQYKLDTNGQAVTLATALTGPAGSLTKIGQGTLSLTNASNLLGNGITISDNGGSLLVPNTGALGTGTITLSKQGVNTGILVLQLSGTNTIANNFNSASSTTLSGGGTPGIQNVTGNTKITGNLTVTSTGGNGFNIQSDAGVGNFLELSGTLGVGAAITTPRTNSLGGAGNGLVSGVIQDSTTTPAATMALSKAGSGTWTLTGANTYTGNTTVNGGVLSLTTPYLADASFITIATSGATLDLNYVGTDTVGQLFFGAVQQQAGTWGSPTSAAAHKTTRITGTGILNVLTGAPSTLYDTWMSLYGLTYGLNDAKNQDPDNDGSNNLAEFAFDSNPLSGVASGKIIVKVATIGPDQVLTLTLPILTGVAFSSPDGMELVSTVAVEGVIYHIQGSSDLGTFDEVVSELNPIDTAAVQATLTLPTIDSGWTYRTFRTAGTVATDTKKFMRAKVNE; encoded by the coding sequence ATGAAGACGAAATTCGTTGGTCGTGGTTTGTGGTTTCCTTCTCCGGTCCTGATTGTGGCCGGTCTGCTGGCCGCCAGTGGCAACGCCACCGCCGTCATCTACATCAAGGCGAACAATACGATCGCCCTGAACACCACTGGGAGCTGGACCACCGCGGGTTCACCCGGGTCCCTCGATGTGGCGCTGTGGAACAACACCGTCGCCTCCGGAAACGTCACCGCCTCGCTCGGCGCCAGCATGTCGGTGGCCGGCATCCAGATCGGGGATGGTGGCAATCCCGGCGGCAATATCGTCATCAATGGCGCGGCCGGCCAGACCCTTACGCTCGGTGCGAACGGCATCGTCGCACTGGGTACCGGTTCCAGCCCGAGAGGACTCACGATCAATGCGGACACGGTGATCAGCGCCGATCAGATCTGGGACATTGGTTCCGGCGTGGTCACGGCTCCCACCGTCTTTTTCAACCAAACCGGAGCGATGTCCGGAGACGCCGCGCGGATCCTGACCAAGTCCAGTTCCGGAGCGGCCACGATTTCGTCCCTCGCCTCGACTTACGCCGGGAAATATGTGGTCAACGGTGGAACCCTGGGCATCAGCGGAGACCTCGCGCTGGGGCCGGTGCCGGGCGTGCTTACGTCCGACTATCTCACGCTCAATGGCGGCATCCTGGCGAACATGACCGGAGCCACCTCCAGCACCGCGTTCACCTCCGGATTTGATATCACTCTTGCGATCAACCGCGGCATCACGCTGGGAGCGGGGGGAGGCAGTCTTCAAACCGGGTTCAATCGTACCCTCACGGTTCCCGGTGTCATCACCGGTGCGGGAGGGCTGACGAAGACGGACATCGGCACGCTCGTTCTTTCCGGTGCGAACGACTACACCGGAGCCACGACCGTCAATCCCAACGGTGGCACGTTGAAGCTCACCGGCTCGCTGACTTCCAATGCCAGCGTCGGATCGGGCGCCACCATCACGGGCAGCGGCAGCAGCACCGGCTCGCTTTCATTGCTCAACAATTCCAACCTCCTGGTCGGCTTTCCGGTGCTCACCTTCAACGGTGTCAATGTCTCGGCCTCCGCGAACATCGTCCTGGCCAATCCCTCGCCGGTGGTAGGGACGAAGAATGTCGATCTCATCAACTATGGGCCGGGCGTGGCGACAGGCACCGGCAATTTCAACATCGCGGGTTTCCGCAACGCTTCCGTCATCAATGACACATTCAACGCCAAACTGGTGCTCCAGTATGATGTATCTCTTCTGACATGGGAGACGGCGAACACCACTTGGAGCACCGGCGGGGCCTTTGCTCCGGGACCGCTGACCTTCCAGTCCGGGGATTCGGTTGTTTTCGACTCGCCGGATGCGGTGACACTTTCCGGAACGATGTACCCCTCGTCGGTGCTGGTGAACAACACCGTGGGCACCTTGTCGATGACCGGCACGGGTTTGATCGCCGGGGGCACCATCGTGACAAAGGACGGCGCGGGCACGTTCCTGTTCTCCACGCCGAATACCTATCTCGGCCAGACGGTGGTGACGGCGGGAACCCTCCAGATCGGAAACTCCAATGCGCTGGGGGCCTCGGGCAGCGGGAATGAAACCATCGTCGAGGATGGGGGCACGCTGGACGTGAACGGCATCGCGCTTTCCACGACCAATGTGGCGGAGCTTGTCCAAATCGCCGGAGCGGGAGTGGGTGGCAATGGCGCGCTGGTCAACAACAGTGTCACCGCCCAGCAGAACGCGCTGAACAATCTCACGCTGACCGCGAATGCGACCGTGGGAGGAGTTTCCCGGTTCGATCTGCGCAGCGCGGGTACCGGCACGCCCTCGACCTTTCTCAACATGGGTGGCTTCACCCTGACCAAGGTCGGGGCGAACCAGTTCAGCATCGTCGGCACGCCCATTTCGCTCGGGAGCATCGTCATCAATGCGGGTACGCTGAGCCTGGAAACCAGCACCACCACCGCGGGAGCGGGCACGATCACCATCGCCAGCACCGGCACGCTCGGGTTGTGGGCGAATGGCGCCGGTAACATCACCTGGCCGGTGACTTCGAATGGCGGGACGATCAATAATCTCGGATCGGCAGGCACACTGAGCAGCACCATCGCCCTGGCCACCGGCACGACCACCACGTTGACCGGCAGTGCCGCCACTACGTTGCCTTCGGCCATCACCGGTTCGGGAGATCTCGTGAAGACCGGCTCGAGTTCCTACACCTTCACTTCCACCGCGAAGACCTTCACCGGCAAGCTGGCGATCAACCAGGGGACGATCGTGCAGGACTCGGGTGGAACTCTGGGCGGGACACCGGCCAGCTTCGTGGCGGATGGCCTCAGCTTCAATGGCGGCACGATCAGCAACAGCGGGGGAGTCATCGCCAACTTCAGCGTGGCAACCAACCGGGGAGTGACGGTCAATGCCGGAGGAGGCACGTTCAATGGCGACAGCACTTCCGGCAATATCGGCATCACGGTGGACAGCATCATCAGCGGCACCGGGCTCCTGACCAAAACCGGCGGCGGTTTTCTCCGTTTGAACGGGGCGAATACCTGGAGCGGAGGCTTCACCGTCACCAACGGTTCTCCGTCCACCAACGGAAACGGTGCCCTCATGCTCGGCCATGTTTCGGCCCTGGGGACGGGCAACGTCACCTACACCAACAGCGGCAATATCACCGGGATGAGATTCCTGGTTTCGCCGACTCTCGCCAACAATATCACTCTGAGCTCCGGAGCGGTCACGAACCGCTTCCTGATCGATGCGTCGAAGAACGTGGTCCTGCAGGGAACGATCGCCGGAGGCAATGCGGGTGGCACCTGGCAGCTCGACATCGACGCCACCTCCACACTCACCCTGTCCGGCAACAACACCTATGTGGGCACCACCAAGCTCAATTCCGGCAAGCTGCTGGTCTCCACCAACAACACCGTTCTGGGGACCAGCACCTTGTCCGTGGCGGGAAACTCGACCTTGTCCACCGTCGCTCCGGACAGCCCGCGCAATCTGGCGAATGCCGTCTCGATTGCGACGGGGATCACGCTGACTCTCGACAGCAGTCCTTCGACGCTGACCTTGAGCGGGCCGGTCAGCGGCGCGGGTTCGATCACTCATCCCAATACCGCGAACCTCACCCTTTCCGGTGCCAATGCTTCGTTCACCGGAACCAGCACCTTCAATGCCGGGGTGCTCAACCTGGACTACAACACCCAGAACAACTCCAAGCTGGCGGATGCGGCATTGCTGACTCTCAATGGCACCGCCCTGGTGTTGAACGGAGGTTCGCACAATGAACTGATCGGCGGACTGACATTCAGCGGATTCGCCTCCATCTCGCGCAACAGCGGTTCCTCGACGCTCTCGCTCGGCACCATCACCCGCACCAACGGACAGTTGGATATCGGTGGCCTGGGATTGGCCACGACCACCTCCGCCAACGTCAACGGCCTGCTGCCGGGGGTGATCCTGAACGGTTCCACGCTTTCGATGAATGACGGCAGCGGCAACATCGTGCCCTTGAACGTGTTCTCCGATCTGGTCCGGCTCGGCGGCGTGGTGGCGAATGATGGCTCGTTGAACCAGCGGATCATCGAAGGCGGTGTCTCCGGAAATGTCACTCTCGCGGCGGCGACGACCGATACGAACACGCTTACGGTGAATTCAAACGGCGGTCTGGCCACCATCAGTGGTTCGACCACGCTGCGGCTTGGTGCGGTGGGCACCCTGTTGGCTACCTCCGCCAGCAGCGGCGTCACGGTCACCGTGCCGAACCTCACCGCGGGCGGCCCGCCCACCAACACGGCGGGAGAGCTGGTCCTGAACAACTCCCAGGTGACCGTGCCGATGAGCATCAGCTCGTTGCTTGTGGATAATGGCACCGGTGTCGTGAAGGTGGTCAAAGTGGGAGCGGGGAAAACCATCCTCACCGGAGTGAACACCGCGACCGGCGGGTATGCCATCGGAGCGGGATCGCTTCAGGTCGGAGATGGCACGGGTACCGGCACCACCGCAACCTTGGGAGCGGGTTCGGCGGTGGCGATCTCCAGCGGAGCCGGGCTGATGTTCAATCTCAAGACCGTCATCAATACGAACGTGGACGGCGCCGGGGCGATCAGCGGGCTGGGCAGCGTGGTTTACAACGGCCTCAACGGTGCGGCTCCGAACGGCGGCCTGAGTGTCTATGCGGTGAACAACGCGAGCACCTACAGCGGCGGCACCACGATCAACAACGCCCGCACCAACGTTGGCAATTCCACCGCATTCGGCACGGGCCCGGTGACCGTCAATGCGGGCGGGCAGATTTATGTGAACACCAACAGCCTCACGATCGCCAATGCCCTCGACATCAAAGGAAACGGTTGGTTTGAAAATGGCACGGTGAGCGTCAATGGCGCTCAAAACGGAGCGATCCGCGTTGATGGAACCAGCACCGTTTTTTCCGGATCGGTGAACATGTCCGCGGATGTCCGCATCGGAGCCGGGTCTTCGGTATCGCCGGTGTTTTCCGGAGTGGTCGCGGGAGTGGGGAATCTTGAGATCAACGGCGCGGCGAATGTCAGCGGCACGATCATCTTTTCCGGTAACAACACCTACACCGGCACCACCACCATCACCACCGGTGTGCTCCAGATCGGGAATGGCGGTACCAGCGGGACATTGGGCGTGGGTGGTCCGGTCACCAACAACGCGACCCTGCGCTTCAACCGCACGAATGCGCACACGGTTGCCAACAATATTTCGGGCACCGGCTCCGTGGTTCACACGGGAACCGGCACGACGACGCTGGCAGGCAGCAACACCTACTCCGGAGGAACCACCCTGACCGCCGGTACCTTGTCGCTTGGGTCGAGCACCGCCATCGGCACCACCGGCACGATCAGTTTCGGAGGCGGAACCCTGCAGTTCAATGCCATCAACACGACCGACTATTCCGCCCGGTTCTCCCAAGTCTCCGGACAGCAGTACAAGCTGGACACCAACGGCCAGGCCGTAACCCTCGCGACCGCCCTGACCGGCCCTGCGGGCAGCCTGACGAAGATCGGGCAAGGGACCCTCAGCCTCACCAATGCGTCCAACCTGCTGGGCAACGGCATCACCATCTCGGACAACGGCGGATCGCTGCTGGTGCCGAACACGGGTGCGCTCGGAACGGGCACGATCACCCTGAGCAAACAAGGGGTGAACACCGGCATCCTCGTACTCCAGCTTTCGGGAACGAATACGATCGCCAACAACTTCAACTCCGCGTCCTCCACCACCCTCAGCGGCGGGGGCACGCCGGGCATCCAGAACGTCACCGGCAATACCAAGATCACCGGCAATCTGACGGTCACCAGCACCGGCGGGAACGGATTCAACATCCAGTCCGATGCCGGTGTGGGCAACTTCCTTGAATTGTCCGGCACTCTTGGGGTGGGGGCCGCCATCACGACCCCTCGCACGAATTCCCTGGGTGGGGCGGGCAATGGCTTGGTCAGTGGAGTCATTCAGGACAGCACCACCACTCCAGCGGCCACCATGGCGCTCTCCAAGGCCGGGTCGGGCACTTGGACACTCACCGGTGCGAATACCTACACCGGCAATACGACGGTCAACGGCGGCGTGCTTTCCCTGACCACGCCGTACCTGGCGGATGCGTCCTTCATCACGATCGCCACCAGCGGTGCCACGCTGGATCTCAACTACGTCGGCACGGATACCGTGGGACAGTTGTTCTTCGGCGCGGTCCAGCAGCAGGCGGGAACCTGGGGTTCCCCCACATCGGCCGCCGCGCATAAGACCACCCGCATCACCGGCACCGGCATTCTCAACGTGTTGACGGGGGCTCCATCAACCCTTTACGACACATGGATGTCCCTCTACGGCCTGACCTATGGCCTGAACGACGCCAAGAACCAGGATCCGGACAACGATGGCTCCAACAACCTCGCCGAGTTCGCCTTCGACAGCAATCCCCTCTCGGGAGTCGCTAGCGGGAAGATCATCGTGAAGGTGGCGACCATCGGGCCGGACCAGGTGCTGACCCTCACCCTGCCGATCCTCACCGGGGTCGCCTTCAGTTCGCCGGACGGCATGGAACTGGTGTCCACGGTAGCGGTTGAAGGCGTGATCTACCACATCCAGGGCAGCAGCGATCTGGGCACCTTTGATGAGGTCGTCTCCGAGCTCAATCCGATCGACACCGCCGCCGTTCAGGCGACCCTCACCTTACCGACGATCGATAGCGGATGGACCTACCGGACCTTCCGGACCGCTGGGACGGTGGCGACGGATACAAAGAAATTCATGCGTGCGAAGGTGAATGAATGA
- the tyrS gene encoding tyrosine--tRNA ligase — MSLPAAEQLRLLTAGTAKVLSEKELADKLALGRPLRVKLGVDPTAPDIHFGHTVALEKLRQFQELGHQAVLLIGDFTATIGDPSGRSVTRPPLTRDEVLANAETYTTQAFKILDPEKTEVVYNGDWFRKMTYEEVLKLNSRVTLQQMLQREDFRNRLDSAQEVRLHELQYPIMQGWDSVEIRADVEIGGTDQLFNILVGRDLQKEEGQPQQVVMVVPLLEGLDGVKKMSKSYGNYVGVNDPPQEMFGKLMSVSDTLMARYYQLLLGETLSPDVHPMEAKKALAEKLTSRYHGAEAGTAARADWDTRFSKKDLAAADLPELSLADLPADANVLTLSAHCFKIAFEVEKSNGELRKQFITTGSVQLNGEKLTDPSAAVSVQAGDVLKLSKKHAVRFI; from the coding sequence ATGTCGCTCCCGGCCGCCGAACAACTCCGTCTGCTCACCGCAGGCACCGCCAAGGTGCTCTCGGAAAAGGAACTCGCCGACAAACTCGCGCTCGGCCGCCCGCTGCGCGTGAAACTCGGCGTGGACCCGACCGCCCCGGACATCCACTTCGGCCATACCGTCGCTCTCGAAAAGTTGCGCCAGTTCCAGGAACTCGGCCACCAGGCCGTGCTGCTGATCGGCGATTTCACCGCCACCATCGGCGATCCGTCCGGCCGCTCCGTCACCCGCCCGCCGCTCACCCGCGATGAAGTGCTGGCCAATGCCGAGACCTACACCACCCAGGCTTTCAAAATCCTCGATCCGGAGAAAACCGAGGTCGTTTACAACGGTGATTGGTTCCGCAAGATGACCTATGAGGAGGTGCTGAAGCTCAACTCCCGCGTGACGCTCCAGCAGATGCTCCAGCGCGAGGACTTCCGCAACCGCCTCGATTCCGCCCAGGAAGTGCGCCTGCACGAACTCCAGTACCCGATCATGCAGGGCTGGGACTCCGTGGAGATCCGCGCCGATGTCGAGATCGGCGGCACCGACCAGCTTTTCAACATCCTCGTCGGCCGCGATCTCCAGAAGGAGGAAGGCCAGCCGCAGCAGGTGGTGATGGTCGTGCCGCTGCTGGAAGGTCTCGATGGCGTGAAGAAGATGTCGAAGTCCTACGGCAACTACGTCGGCGTGAACGACCCGCCGCAGGAAATGTTCGGCAAACTGATGAGCGTGTCCGACACCCTGATGGCGCGCTACTACCAGCTCCTGTTGGGCGAAACGCTTTCACCGGACGTTCATCCGATGGAGGCCAAGAAGGCCCTCGCGGAAAAGCTCACCTCGCGCTACCACGGCGCGGAGGCTGGCACCGCCGCGCGCGCGGATTGGGACACCCGCTTTTCCAAAAAGGATCTCGCCGCCGCCGATCTCCCGGAACTGTCACTCGCTGATCTGCCAGCGGATGCGAACGTGCTTACACTCTCGGCCCACTGCTTCAAGATCGCCTTCGAAGTGGAGAAGTCGAATGGGGAGCTGCGCAAGCAGTTCATCACCACCGGCTCGGTCCAGCTCAATGGAGAGAAATTGACGGATCCCTCCGCCGCCGTATCGGTGCAGGCGGGCGACGTGCTGAAACTCTCGAAGAAGCACGCGGTCCGTTTCATCTAA
- a CDS encoding glutaredoxin family protein yields MASELPILYIKTGCPWCDDVIEYLDKKKIEVETIVVSGNREAMQEMVDLSGQSKAPTMDWHGEVLADFGVDELVPFLKKRGVV; encoded by the coding sequence ATGGCCTCCGAACTTCCCATCCTCTATATCAAAACCGGCTGCCCGTGGTGCGATGATGTGATCGAGTATCTCGACAAGAAGAAGATCGAGGTTGAGACGATCGTTGTCAGCGGCAACCGCGAGGCGATGCAGGAGATGGTGGATCTCTCCGGCCAATCAAAGGCTCCGACGATGGATTGGCATGGCGAGGTGCTCGCGGACTTCGGCGTGGACGAGCTGGTGCCGTTCCTGAAAAAGCGCGGCGTGGTGTGA